A window of the Archocentrus centrarchus isolate MPI-CPG fArcCen1 chromosome 9, fArcCen1, whole genome shotgun sequence genome harbors these coding sequences:
- the mapk4 gene encoding mitogen-activated protein kinase 4, with amino-acid sequence MARQDTPHFLHGFDLGGHFVDPRPLGTGATGLVLSAVDQRTGQRVAIKKLVMRDAVTVKHALREVKITRRLHHENVVRVHEVLAPYGRPLPRDPTQLSALYIVQECMETDLARLLEQGPLPTGHATLLFYQLLRGLKFIHSANVLHRDLKPANIFINTDQLLLKIGDFGLARIVDPHYSHKGYLSEGLVTKWYCSPRLLLSPNNYTKAIDMWAAGCILTEMLTGRMLFAGAHELEQMQLILDTVPVLRQEDRQDLLQVMPSYVSHEWKVKKPFSELLPEVDHQAVDFLERILTFNPMDRLTAEEALSHPFLQQYSCPEDEPTSSHPFRIEDELEDNLITEQSLSSSNSQASSIQWDRYENSLSAVMCWQQSGGRCLCVPPCHITSDLGDTTEEEEVQRDPRASSSSLLEEAQVDPRKYSHSSSAERFLENSHSSLERACGLGYGEVDCGRSCDYKVGSPSYLDKIAWREGKPQHYSEPKLILDLSHWKRNTNSLLVPPEPIGGSMEDPAEMKEVEAEKEEEEEETGDLFQEISRWVESTQSRLHSPSPSPSLEQQSPSCYTSSPPLPLSPTDLPTPVFHYTEVVRQPSVYDEGRLSPFRPIMSSPNALPLLFPSSPTSLHPSQSYQTVSSPTTQFIQPTESQPLSSTSSISQPVNADSLEYLPVKQKERLFDLDVFISRALKLCRQRKEKASGKKAKEGGWMEESKQPNINRKVPSFPEHRTQPPQTPQTPNS; translated from the exons ATGGCCAGACAGGACACCCCTCACTTTCTCCATGGCTTCGACCTTGGTGGTCACTTTGTTGACCCTCGACCTCTCGGCACAGGTGCCACAGGCCTGGTTCTGTCAGCTGTGGACCAGCGTACTGGACAGCGTGTAGCAATTAAAAAGCTGGTGATGCGTGACGCTGTGACAGTGAAACATGCCCTGCGGGAGGTCAAGATCACCCGGCGGCTGCACCATGAAAATGTGGTGCGGGTTCATGAGGTTTTAGCTCCATATGGACGACCCTTGCCCCGAGACCCAACCCAGCTCAGTGCCCTCTACATTGTCCAGGAGTGCATGGAGACTGATCTGGCTCGGCTGCTAGAACAAGGGCCGCTACCTACTG GTCATGCTACTCTGCTGTTCTACCAGCTGCTGAGGGGACTGAAGTTTATCCACTCAGCCAACGTCCTGCACCGAGACCTGAAGCCTGCCAACATATTTATCAACACCGACCAACTGCTGCTCAAGATCGGAGACTTTGGGCTGGCCAGAATAGTCGACCCTCATTATTCTCATAAG GGCTATCTGTCGGAGGGGTTGGTAACTAAGTGGTATTGCTCCCCACGTCTGCTGCTGTCACCCAACAATTATACCAAGGCCATAGACATGTGGGCCGCAGGCTGCATACTGACTGAGATGCTCACTGGACGCATGCTGTTTGCAG GAGCTCATGAGCTGGAGCAGATGCAGCTGATTCTCGACACAGTGCCGGTGCTGAGACAGGAGGACAGGCAGGATCTGCTACAG GTGATGCCTTCATATGTCAGTCATGAATGGAAAGTAAAGAAACCCTTTTCTGAATTGCTGCCTGAAGTGGATCATCAGG CTGTGGACTTCCTTGAACGAAtcttgacctttaaccccatggATCGCCTGACAGCTGAAGAAGCGCTATCTCACCCCTTCCTTCAGCAGTACTCTTGTCCAGAAGATGAGCCCACTTCATCACATCCCTTCCGCATtgaggatgagctggaggacaACCTCATCACTGAGCAgagcctcagcagcagcaacagtcaGGCCTCCAGCATCCAATGGGACAG GTATGAGAACAGCTTATCAGCAGTTATGTGCTGGCAACAATCAGGTGGAAGGTGTCTCTGTGTGCCCCCTTGTCACATTACCTCTGACCTGGGAGACactacagaggaggaggaggtgcagagAGACCCCCGGGCCAGTTCCAGCTCACTTTTAGAGGAGGCTCAG GTTGACCCACGAAAATATTCCCATAGCAGCTCAGCTGAGCGCTTCCTGGAAAACTCTCACTCCTCTCTGGAACGGGCCTGTGGTTTGGGATATGGGGAAGTTGACTGTGGCCGCTCCTGTGATTACAAAGTGGGCTCACCTTCATATCTGGATAAAATTGCCTGGCGAGAGGGAAAACCTCAACACTACTCAGAGCCTAAGTTGATCCTGGATCTGTCTCACTGGAAGCGTAACACTAACAGCCTCCTTGTGCCTCCTGAGCCTATTGGTGGCAGCATGGAGGACCCGGCAGAGATGAAGGAGGTGGAAGCagagaaggaagaagaagaggaggagacaggGGATTTGTTCCAAGAAATCTCTCGCTGGGTTGAGAGCACCCAGTCTCGTCTGCACTCACCCAGTCCCAGTCCTTCTTTGGAGCAGCAATCACCCTCCTGCTACACTTCCTCGccacctctccctctctcccctaCTGACCTCCCAACTCCAGTCTTCCACTACACGGAGGTTGTGCGGCAACCATCAGTTTATGATGAAGGCAGACTAAGCCCATTTCGCCCTATCATGTCTTCTCCTAATGCCCTTCCATTACTTTTCCCTTCATCTCCCACCTCTCTACATCCTTCTCAGTCATATCAAACAGTGTCTTCCCCGACCACTCAATTTATCCAACCCACAGAATCTCAGCCCCTTTCTTCCACCTCTTCCATTTCTCAGCCAGTAAATGCTGACTCCCTAGAGTATCTTCCTGTCAAGCAAAAAGAGCGTCTATTTGACCTAGATGTGTTCATATCCCGAGCACTGAAACTGTGCAGGCAGAGGAAAGAGAAAGCAAGCGGGAAGAAAGCAAAAGAggggggatggatggaggaaagCAAACAGCCAAACATTAACCGAAAAGTACCCAGCTTCCCAGAGCACAGGACTCAACCACCACAGACGCCACAGACTCCCAACTCTTGA
- the tspan36 gene encoding tetraspanin 36, with the protein MDCGVAKFCLLFISLIFWAAGAGLAYVGHYMIKSFGSFDVLLQNKSTLIPAAIIIGISVVMFIVGIVGCCSTINESKLGLGFFFMIIFLIFAAEVTALVFSFIYRSKISGGLEPSLKEALSKYDGMNPESVGVDSMQELFKCCGVKNYTDWFSTTYYSKNKTVPHSCCKNITSRECTAEMIQPGALNTEGCEAKLEKFLQDVLTYAMVVVVAFAIIKFFGMVSVCAITCRSHRSGYEPIYA; encoded by the exons ATGGACTGTGGGGTCGCCAAGTTCTGCCTCTTGTTTATCAGCTTGATATTTTGG GCTGCAGGAGCAGGACTGGCTTATGTCGGTCACTACATGATCAAATCCTTTGGCAGCTTTGACGTTTTGTTGCAGAACAAATCTACTCTAATCCCAGCAGCCATCATCATTGGCATCAGCGTGGTGATGTTCATTGTCGGGATTGTGGGATGCTGCTCAACCATCAACGAGTCCAAACTTGGCCTTGGattt tTCTTTATGATCATCTTCCTGATCTTTGCCGCTGAAGTGACTGCTTTGGTGTTTAGCTTCATCTACCGCAGCAAG ATCAGTGGAGGACTGGAGCCCTCCTTGAAAGAGGCCCTTTCCAAGTATGATGGGATGAACCCTGAGAGTGTTGGAGTGGACAGCATGCAGGAATTG TTTAAGTGCTGTGGTGTCAAGAATTACACCGACTGGTTCAGCACCACCTattattcaaaaaacaaaacagtgcctCATTCCTGCTGTAAAAACATCACATCACGAGAGTGCACTGCCGAAATGATTCAACCAGGCGCGCTCAACACTGAG GGTTGTGAGGCCAAGCTGGAGAAGTTCTTGCAGGATGTGCTGACTTATgccatggtggtggtggttgctTTTGCTATCATCAAG TTCTTTGGGATGGTGAGCGTCTGTGCAATAACCTGTCGAAGCCACAGGAGTGGCTACGAGCCCATCTACGCTTGA